The Leisingera sp. M658 genome segment CAAGGCGCAGGCCGAGAAACCCCGTGTAGAAATCCACGTTGGCCTGAACATTTCTCGTGATGCCCGTCACATGATGAAGTCCCGAAGGCATTTGCACCTCTCACCCAGCAGTCGGCTCAGCATAACCCAGCTTAGATCCAAGTGAATACAGGGCGGGCGAACACCGCTTTCGCCCTGAACGAACAGGTGGCGGCTTCTGCATCTCCTGCGATGAGCTATCCTTTTACTGAACTCAGTCCCAAGGGAGGTTGATATGAGCTGGAATCCTGCACTAGATCCCGGATGCCCTGATGACATTGGCAACGACTCCATTGAAACCCTGATCATTCCCCGGGCGCATGACCTGGGCGGGTTTGAAGTCCGCCGCGCACTGCCCGCGCCGAAGCGCCAGATGGTCGGGCCGTTCATTTTCTTTGACCAAGCCGGGCCAGCAGAATTCCTCACCGGCGAGGGTATCGACGTGCGCCCCCACCCGCATATCGGATTGGGCACGGTGACCTATCTTTATCAAGGGGACTTCCACCACCGCGACAGCCTGAGCACCGATCAGGTCATACGCCCCGGCGCCTTGAACTGGATGGTGGCCGGAAAAGGGGTCACCCATTCCGAGCGCACCTCGGCGGAAGGCCGCAACGGGCCGCATTCACTGTTCGGCATTCAGACCTGGATGGCGCTGCCGGAAGACAAGGAGGACGTCGATCCCCTGTTTGAGCATCACGGCAAGGAAAGCCTGCCTGAAATCGAAGCGGAAGGCGTCCGTGCCAAACTGATCCTTGGATCGGCATATGGGGAGGCCGCACCGGCAACCCTTTTTTCCGAAACCTTCTATCTGGACGTCATTCTCGAGCCCGGCGCGCGCTTCCCGCTTCCGGATGATCACGAAGACCGCGGAATCTACGTATCCCAGGGCAGCGTGAAGATTGCAGGCCAGGAGTTCGAAGCCGGCCGGATGATGGTGTTCCGGCCAGGTGATCAGATCACGGTGGCCGCTGACCCTGCCGGCGCCCGGCTGATGGCACTGGGCGGCGCGACACTCAATGGCCCCAGATATGTCTGGTGGAACTTCGTTGCCTCAAGCCGGGAGAAGATTCAGCACGCCAAGGAAGAGTGGCGTGCTGAAAGATGGGGGATGGGGCAGTTTGATCTGCCGCCCAATGACCGGAGCGAACACATTCCCCTGCCGCGCCGCTAAGCGGAGCCCCCGCGCTGAATGCCGCCCGGAGCTGCTGGCGCCAGACTGCCCTTGGCGGGTGCAAAATCCCCGCCAAAGGCTTGCCTGGCAAACTCAGAGGTCTCGGCGCGCCTATGAAGTGACGGGCGTCGCGTTGTAGCTGCTGATAAGGTTCCGGTAATCCGGGATGTGGTTGGAGAACAAGGCTCCCAGCCCTTCGATGTCATTCCGCCAGTCACGGTGCAATTCGCAGGCCAGGCCGAACCATGACGTCAGCTGGGCTCCTGCCGCAGACATACGGTCCCATGCAGCGTCCCGGGTCACCTGATTGAATGTGCCGGAGGCATCCGTCACGACAAAGACGTCGTAACCCTCCTCAATCGCCGACAAGACTGGAAATGACACGCAAACTTCCGTCACCACGCCGGCAACAATCAGTTGCTTCTTGCCAGTGGCCTTAACGGCCGCGACAAAATCCTCGTTGTCCCAGGCGTTGATTTGTCCGGGGCGGGCGATGTAGGGGGCGTCGGGGAAAAGCTCCTTCAGTTCAGGAACCAGCGGCCCGTTGGGGCCATCCTCGAAGCTGGTGGTCAGAATCGTCGGCAGGCCGAAGTATTTGGCGGAATCAGCCAGAGCCAGAACATTGTTCTTGAACTTATCGGGATCAATATCCCGCACCAGAGACAGAAGCCCGGCCTGATGATCGACCATCAGAACGGCGGAATCATTTTTGTCGAGGCGTTTGTAAGGAGTTGTCATCTGCGTTTCCTTTCTTATAGCACCGCAATATGAGGGGGACCGAAGGTGCTTTGGAGGCTTGGGTCAGCTTCAGTGAGGTGCGAAATAACGCACATCCCGTCATAGCGGCTGGTCATATCTTACCAGCTCTAGTATTGGCTTTCGCCGCCGGAATACCGAAAGGCGGTGTTCGGAAAAAACGAACGGCTTCTGTTCCGGAGCCAGGTGCAAGCAGCCTTCTGCTTCGGTCAGGATCGTTGCCACAACCTCATCTCTGGTAGCCTTCAGTCAAATTCTGCCAAGACGCCGAACCGTTGCGGCCGTCGGTTCTGGCGTTCGATTAGCGCGACGGTTCGGAGCCGCCGCCTGGAGGTCGAGGCCCTGGGTAGTGGGAATGCCCGCATAGCGGGCTGCGACTGCAGCATCACGAGCAACTGTTAGATGTCGCCTTTGGGCCGTGAGTGACCAGGTAGACAAGTGGCTGATTGACCTAGCTCCACCGGCTGAGTGTACGGAGCCGAACATGGCTGCACGGAAACCGTTGCTACTCGCTGGATTACCTACGTGAGAAGTACCTGGCACTGAAATTGCTCGGGCGCGCAAACAGCGGTACTCGTTACGACAGGCAAACCTGCTGAAATCCACAGATCCTTAAGCTTTTGAAACCATGGGCAGGTGAGTCTCATTAATTTAGTCTCATTATTTACGTACTCCGACAATCCATGTCGGATCACCCTAATGGTGAGACTGCGGTTCCAACAAAATCAGCCACTTAGGTCTTTGAATTTCTGAGACTCGTAAACTCTCCAGTTTTCAACCCATGAGTCGAGAACCTGCCGTTCGTCCAACGTGCGGCGAAGGTGTCAAAAGAGCCCATAATTACCGCTGCTGCGTTCTGCATCAATGTCGGTTTTGCCGCCACAATCCTTAATCAAGCCAAGTTCTCCGCAGCTTGTCTTACATGGTCGATAAAAGCCCTTTGTTTGAGCGTCGCGCCGCGACGGCTCGGATAGATTGCCGACAGAGGCACACTTGAAGCACTCCAATTTGGTAGGACAGCAGAAAGAAGGCTGGAGGCGCACTCTGCGTGTACAGCATAGGCCGGAAGCATCGCGATACCGCCGCCTGCGATAGCCAGGTTTCGAAGGGCTAGAAAGTCGTTAACGACGACATCCCCATTGGCCGCGAAATCTATGACTTCTCCGTCTCGCTGTAGTTTCCACCGGGAGGTTTTGAACCCGCTGCGCATTATCAAGCACCGATGGTGCTGCAAATCCCTGGGCAGCTGAGGGTTGCCCGAACTGCGCAAGTAGCCGGGGCTGGCATAGAGACCAAAAGGAAACGTCCCTATGGCTTGTGACATCATCGAGGAATCCGGTGTTTCACCAATGCGGAATGCAAGATCAAAGCCATCCTCAATCAG includes the following:
- a CDS encoding pirin family protein; amino-acid sequence: MSWNPALDPGCPDDIGNDSIETLIIPRAHDLGGFEVRRALPAPKRQMVGPFIFFDQAGPAEFLTGEGIDVRPHPHIGLGTVTYLYQGDFHHRDSLSTDQVIRPGALNWMVAGKGVTHSERTSAEGRNGPHSLFGIQTWMALPEDKEDVDPLFEHHGKESLPEIEAEGVRAKLILGSAYGEAAPATLFSETFYLDVILEPGARFPLPDDHEDRGIYVSQGSVKIAGQEFEAGRMMVFRPGDQITVAADPAGARLMALGGATLNGPRYVWWNFVASSREKIQHAKEEWRAERWGMGQFDLPPNDRSEHIPLPRR
- the ycaC gene encoding isochorismate family cysteine hydrolase YcaC; this encodes MTTPYKRLDKNDSAVLMVDHQAGLLSLVRDIDPDKFKNNVLALADSAKYFGLPTILTTSFEDGPNGPLVPELKELFPDAPYIARPGQINAWDNEDFVAAVKATGKKQLIVAGVVTEVCVSFPVLSAIEEGYDVFVVTDASGTFNQVTRDAAWDRMSAAGAQLTSWFGLACELHRDWRNDIEGLGALFSNHIPDYRNLISSYNATPVTS
- a CDS encoding LysR family transcriptional regulator, whose product is MEHRDLNDLAVFAAIAQAGSITGAAKKMKLPKSNVSRRLSRLEDRLGVQLIERNTRSSRLTSIGIRYADYCRLMVEEANAADAVVETSLGEPAGELRVSASVLVGQQIIAPAIAAYGQQFPKVQVILELTNMRANLIEDGFDLAFRIGETPDSSMMSQAIGTFPFGLYASPGYLRSSGNPQLPRDLQHHRCLIMRSGFKTSRWKLQRDGEVIDFAANGDVVVNDFLALRNLAIAGGGIAMLPAYAVHAECASSLLSAVLPNWSASSVPLSAIYPSRRGATLKQRAFIDHVRQAAENLA